A stretch of Fusarium fujikuroi IMI 58289 draft genome, chromosome FFUJ_chr10 DNA encodes these proteins:
- a CDS encoding related to glycerol dehydrogenase, whose product MSFVRAFSFLTVVSVVTYTILSVATSLSGGPPAVQTGNETHPIPAFGLGTWLAKKGDVAHAVEYALKAGYRHVDAAAIYRNEEEVGQGIRASGLSRDKIWVTSKLWNTDHRPDLVRKAIEKSIANLGVEYLDLYLIHWPVAWVPDTKDLDNDTSIVDTWKAMEELVRDGLTRNIGISNFSPKDIKTILKIATIRPYAHEFETHPYLQQQSFVDFHTSENIKVIAYSPLANTNPTYNPDIPSILHDEFWTKLADSKNATVAQTVLAWGQQRGTVVIPKSTHEKYIDENFGSQEITFTEDEKKEVAKKDKKYRFLNPGKDWGVDLFEGLDGGSKKEEERNEDL is encoded by the exons ATGAGCTTCGTAAGGGCGTTTTCGTTCCTCACGGTCGTGAGCGTCGTTACCTATACCATCCTCTCAGTGGCCACGTCACTGAGTGGCGGACCCCCCGCTGTGCAGACGGGTAATGAAACCCACCCGATTCCGGCCTTTGGACTGGGGACTTGGTTGGCTAAGAAGGGCGAT GTTGCGCATGCAGTGGAATATGCTTTGAAGGCCGGTTATCGCCATGTCGACGCTGCTGCTATCTACCGAaatgaggaggaggttggGCAGGGCATCAGGGCATCCGGCCTGTCGCGCGATAAGATTTGGGTGACGAGTAAGCTTTGGAACACGGATCATCGACCTGATCTCGTGCGCAAAGCCATTGAAAAGTCTATCGCCAATCTCGGCGTCGAGTACCTCGATCTCTACCTCATTCACTGGCCTGTCGCTTGGGTCCCCGACACCAAGGACCTCGACAATGACACCTCCATCGTGGATACCTGGAAGGCCATGGAGGAGCTCGTCCGCGATGGACTAACGCGCAACATTGGCATTTCCAACTTTTCACCAAAGGATATCAAGACCATCCTCAAAATCGCCACCATCCGCCCTTACGCGCACGAATTCGAAACGCATCCCTATTTACAACAGCAATCCTTCGTTGACTTTCACACGAGCGAAaacatcaaggtcattgCATACTCACCACTCGCCAACACGAACCCAACTTACAACCCCGACATTCCGAGCATTCTCCACGATGAATTCTGGACGAAACTGGCGGACAGCAAGAACGCGACGGTGGCGCAGACAGTGCTGGCGTGGGGACAGCAGAGGGGTACTGTTGTGATTCCCAAGAGTACGCATGAGAAGTACATTGATGAGAACTTTGGATCGCAGGAGATTACATTtaccgaggatgagaagaaggaggtggCtaagaaggataagaagtATAGGTTTTTGAATCCTGGGAAGGATTGGGGCGTTGATTTGTTTGAGGGTCTAGATGGAGGGtcgaagaaggaggaggagagaaatgAGGACTTGTAA
- a CDS encoding related to neutral amino acid permease, with protein MAKKEELPRDIEGVDDLQRSPSRCTQEGTTIDAVFGEVSEDGPNYRNVGWIATVALMTKTQIGLGVLSIPQTFDALGLIPGIICLIVVSAITTWSDYMIGVFKRRHPQVYGIDDAGQLMFGRIGREVLATVFMLYWIFVAGSAMLGISIGLNSVSTHAACTAVFVAVAAILGFFFASIRTLGKIGWLAWIGLVCIMTAIFCVTVAVGVQDRPAAAPQGGHWESDWKLFNHPSFVDGITAVSSHIFAFSGTPAFFQIAAEMREPKHYTRSLLTCQSIVTITYITIGIVVYYYCGSYVTSPALGSAGILMKKVCYGFALPGLIVTAMLMTHIPAKYMFIRLLRGTKHLNSNGIVHWGTWLACTGSVTIIAYIIASAIPVFGGLVSLIGALLGTLMCFQPYGCFWLFDNWHKGKTEKSLKWCLMVCWSVFVIVAGTFMMVAGTYGSIVGINNSMKANGGSSPWSCADNSNSGSAGH; from the exons ATGGCGAAGAAGGAAGAACTCCCTCGTGATATCGAGGGCGTCGATGATCTTCAGCGCTCTCCCTCGAGATGTACCCAGGAGGGAACGACAATCGACGCCGTCTTTGGCGAAGTCTCAGAAGATGGACCTAACTACCGCAAT GTCGGATGGATCGCCACCGTCGCGCTCATGACAAAAACGCAAATCGGCCTTGGAGTCTTATCAATCCCTCAGACCTTCGACGCTCTAGGCCTCATACCCGGCATCATATGTCTCATCGTCGTGTCAGCCATCACGACATGGTCAGACTACATGATCGGCGTGTTCAAGCGACGACATCCGCAGGTTTACGGTATCGACGATGCAGGACAGTTGATGTTTGGGCGGATTGGTCGTGAAGTCCTCGCGACTGTTTTCATGCTAT ACTGGATCTTCGTTGCTGGCTCAGCGATGCTCGGTATCTCAATCGGTCTTAACTCGGTCTCTACACACGCAGCCTGCACAGCCGTGTTCGTTGCCGTGGCAGCTAttctgggcttcttcttcgctaGTATCCGCACGCTCGGCAAGATTGGCTGGTTAGCGTGGATCGGACTCGTCTGCATCATGACTGCCA TCTTTTGTGTCACTGTCGCTGTAGGTGTGCAGGACAGACCTGCAGCTGCTCCGCAGGGAGGACACTGGGAGTCCGActggaagctcttcaaccatcCTAGCTTTGTCGACGGTATCACGGCTGTGTCGTCGCATATCTTTGCGTTCTCGGGCACACCTGCGTTCTTTCAGATTGCTGCTGAGATGCGTGAGCCAAAGCACTACACCCGCTCGCTATTGACCTGCCAATCGATCGTGACAATCACGTATATCACCATCGGAATCGTGGTTTACTACTACTGCGGTTCATATGTTACGTCCCCTGCTCTCGGTTCAGCTGGCATTCTCATGAAGAAAGTCTGCTATGGCTTTGCCCTGCCTGGTCTTATCGTGACTGCTATGCTTATGACTCAC ATTCCCGCCAAGTACATGTTCATCCGGTTATTGCGCGGTACAAAGCACCTCAACTCTAATGGTATCGTGCATTGGGGTACCTGGTTAGCCTGTACAGGAAGCGTGACCATCATCGCATATATCATCGCCAGTGCCATCCCTGTTTTCGGCGGCCTGGTGTCACTCATCGGAGCTCTTCTCGGTACGCTGATGTGCTTCCAACCCTATGGCTGCTTCTGGCTCTTCGACAACTGGCACAAGGGCAAGACTGAAAAGTCACTCAAGTGGTGTCTTATGGTTTGCTGGAGTGTCTTTGTCATCGTGGCTGGAACCTTTATGATGGTTGCCGGTACCTACGGGTCGATTGTTGGTATCAACAACTCGATGAAGGCTAATGGGGGTTCAAGCCCGTGGTCTTGTGCTGATAACTCCAACTCTGGCTCAGCTGGTCACTAA
- a CDS encoding related to small s protein — translation MLLVMLISQRDSAQHIRPAQPDQAAYFSSSLPLTSERQIITLERNIMLTGFEALGAASAVLQVISFATDVIVACKNAYDGATTSQDDLQRYAGQMSEAIGRVHTRCEYMRNANSKFASPKLQDIAKQCKEAAKKLEAEVQYVTGLQAKGDLVKSLRKAFRASRHQKKIQALHESLSMYQQVVITEITSHLCSQSDAIYMQQDVSFGKLDIDVQFLISQLAQGITGVENLVKQEHTATRNIIVKESARAEVAINSHMDKQALELRTASETKKKCEVFLQSLKAPLMNHRYNDIMDSTEASFNQVFASYEDMKTMYHYDSESDGSATDDQEAENLEDDDSPDEDASGDDGNGSDSDHDSLVEDIHQSWASLNTWLQSTDKLFYIRGKPGSGKSTLIKFIGQQEQTNKLLQRWNPDATILSYFFWKIGSEEQKSLKGLWCSLLHQRLEDQQQLIPSILQNFNILSRHSQHHDWAMKDLQIVWNYLADVDIRHLCIFIDGLDEIRNEDGFSELLETIDAMLVNPKIKICVSTRPEASIVRWLKTKKAAGILLEDLTRYDMLVFVQKRFHKLSSDIQVSSETIRHLRHKLVDKALGVFLWLHLATRSIIEGIENVDSEDMLISRLNALPGNLENLYIDMWQRMNAKSPVYAETARRYFRYVLQHPERIIFIFTSQRWYRISQPWILQFTCAENPEILEKLLKRANMMDLAEILQRCEDTKASIQSRCAGLLEVRQNKGAYLRLFKRLGDNSNAFAQVAFIHRTAHDFLIDTEAGQSILGYGPLNDISSETRLLNGLISTVIIITSKLQQLSTDTLVIKIITEFAKRRGNEGLQLATNMFDIVRPLYDRKHIRLYEDLWIPSSPFFSFLTDEHLFDDYVISRLATETSTDLATSLLLEGWAPRRFRSPFKKLSKRVFATLIKFGADPHEYGILYDEALQPFARKITAFTNLLVSFITSKKLPDSMHPLCVDGEVSRNAVSETLEIAIDMAVTCQNLNAVVSLFSSIRGTGPMITLPLEGSTLSSLGQPMLPIFRHLSDTVFIFYEVNLQFLLLYLLSKIGGSLTGCILATPQAQDVLSRIDRPLVKIRYFRLPPTAIGMPEDDIWARQTFQCILSPKPLPINDVEQLFDVDFNGFSQDLCKPRDDRTDLYTFKECIKNTETEDVNIEHMMTSLAAENLGFCTYEEAGITPSYEYLRKAKETIGYRWRYFPLAMGRLEAAAVIREGTEGHE, via the exons ATGTTACTGGTTATGCTCATTAGTCAGCGTGATTCAGCCCAACACATCAGACCTGCACAGCCTGATCAGGCTGCGTacttttcatcttctttacCCCTCACTTCAGAGCGTCAGATCATTACTCTAGAGCGCAACATAATGCTCACGGGCTTTGAAGCACTCGGCGCCGCGAGCGCAGTCTTGCAAGTCATTTCGTTCGCAACTGATGTCATTGTAGCTTGCAAAAATGCATATGATGGAGCCACCACTTCTCAAGACGATCTTCAGCGCTATGCGGGGCAGATGTCTGAAGCCATCGGTCGAGTACACACTCGCTGCGAGTATATGAGAAACGCAAACTCCAAATTTGCTAGCccaaagcttcaagataTTGCCAAACAATGCAAAGAAGCTGCCAAAAAGCTGGAAGCCGAAGTGCAGTACGTAACCGGCTTGCAGGCCAAGggcgatcttgtcaagtcGCTCCGCAAGGCATTCAGAGCCTCCAGGCATCAGAAGAAGATACAGGCTCTACATGAGTCGCTTTCTATGTACCAACAGGTCGTAATTACCGAGATTACATCTCATCTATG CTCACAGAGCGACGCGATATACATGCAGCAAGATGTATCATTCGGTAAATTGGATATCGATGTCCAGTTTCTCATTAGCCAGCTCGCTCAAGGTATCACTGGCGTGGAGAATCTCGTGAAGCAAGAACACACTGCAACACGCAACATTATCGTCAAAGAATCGGCCAGGGCTGAGGTAGCCATCAATTCCCACATGGATAAACAAGCCTTGGAGCTCAGGACTGCCTCtgagacaaagaagaagtgTGAAGTATTTCTTCAGAGCCTTAAAGCTCCCCTGATGAACCATCGCTACAACGATATCATGGACTCTACAGAAGCAAGCTTTAACCAAGTATTTGCATCTTATGAAGATATGAAAACCATGTACCACTATGATTCAGAAAGTGATGGCTCTGCAACtgatgatcaagaagccgAAAACCTAGAAGATGACGATTCACCCGATGAGGACGCTTCAGGTGATGATGGCAATGGCAGTGATTCAGATCATGATAGCCTTGTGGAAGATATCCATCAATCATGGGCTTCGTTAAACACGTGGCTGCAATCAACCGACAAATTGTTCTACATCCGAGGAAAGCCTGGCTCCGGAAAAAGTACACTGATTAAATTCATTGGACAGCAGGAGCAAACGAATAAATTGTTGCAGAGATGGAACCCCGATGCGACTATTCTCTCATATTTCTTCTGGAAGATTGGAtcagaagagcagaagagTCTGAAAGGTCTTTGGTGCTCGTTACTCCACCAACGACTTGAGGATCAACAGCAACTGATTCCGAGTATTCTTCAAAACTTCAATATTCTATCCCGACACTCGCAACATCACGATTGGGCGATGAAAGATCTACAAATTGTTTGGAATTATCTCGCAGACGTGGATATCCGACACCTCTGCATCTTCATTGATGGTCTAGATGAGATCCGGAACGAAGATGGCTTttctgagcttcttgagaccatTGATGCCATGTTAGTCAACCCAAAAATCAAGATTTGTGTCTCAACTCGACCTGAGGCAAGCATTGTAAGGTGGCTCAAGACGAAAAAGGCTGCTGGGATTCTCCTTGAGGACTTGACAAGATATGATATGCTTGTCTTTGTACAAAAGAGATTCCATAAACTATCGTCGGATATTCAAGTCTCTTCAGAAACCATCCGACATTTGCGTCATAAGCTCGTCGATAAAGCGCTGGGCGTGTTTTTATGGCTCCACCTCGCTACACGAAGTATCATCGAAGGGATTGAGAACGTCGACTCTGAAGATATGCTTATTTCACGACTCAATGCGCTCCCTGGAAATCTTGAGAACTTATATATCGACATGTGGCAAAGGATGAACGCAAAAAGCCCTGTATATGCAGAGACTGCTCGCAGATACTTTCGCTATGTCCTGCAGCACCCAGAGAGAATCATTTTCATCTTTACTAGTCAGCGTTGGTATAGAATTTCCCAGCCGTGGATACTGCAGTTCACTTGCGCTGAGAACCCTGAAATTCTAGAAAAACTTCTGAAGAGGGCGAACATGATGGATCTGGCTGAGATTCTACAAAGGTGCGAAGATACAAAGGCTTCGATACAAAGCCGGTGCGCAGGGTTACTTGAAGTACGACAGAATAAGGGTGCTTATCTCCGTCTTTTCAAAAGACTAGGAGACAATAGCAATGCTTTCGCCCAGGTAGCATTCATTCATCGAACTGCACATGACTTTCTGATAGACACAGAAGCGGGTCAAAGCATTCTGGGATATGGACCATTGAACGACATTTCCTCAGAAACGCGATTGTTAAACGGCCTTATTTCTACTGTGATAATCATAACATCTAAACTGCAACAATTATCCACTGACACCCTTGTCATCAAGATAATTACTGAATTTGCAAAACGGCGGGGAAATGAGGGCCTGCAATTGGCTACAAACATGTTCGACATCGTTCGGCCATTGTATGACAGAAAACATATACGGCTTTACGAGGATCTTTGGATACCATCCAGCCCGTTCTTCAGTTTTTTGACTGATGAGCACCTCTTTGATGATTATGTCATCTCCCGTTTGGCAACTGAAACCTCGACTGATCTGGCCACCAGTTTGTTGCTTGAAGGATGGGCTCCACGGCGTTTTAGGAGCCCTTTCAAGAAGTTGTCTAAGAGAGTGTTTGCCACCTTAATAAAATTTGGAGCGGATCCACACGAATATGGCATATTGTATGATGAGGCCCTGCAGCCATTTGCCAGGAAGATAACAGCCTTTACCAATCTTCTTGTATCTTTCATTACATCAAAAAAGTTACCTGATTCAATGCATCCTCTGTGTGTGGATGGAGAAGTGTCGCGAAATGCAGTATCTGAAACTTTGGAAATTGCAATAGATATGGCGGTGACTTGCCAGAATCTGAATGCAGTCGTTTCACTGTTTTCTTCCATACGTGGAACTGGGCCTATGATAACGCTTCCACTTGAGGGGTCCACACTATCTAGCTTGGGACAGCCCATGCTTCCTATCTTTAGACACCTGTCTGATACCGTGTTTATATTCTACGAAGTCAACCTGCAGTTCTTGTTATTATATCTGCTCTCGAAAATTGGCGGAAGTCTAACAGGCTGCATCCTGGCgactcctcaagctcaggaTGTGCTATCGAGAATTGACAGACCTTTAGTCAAGATCCGATATTTCCGGCTGCCACCGACAGCAATTGGTATGCCTGAGGACGACATCTGGGCTCGACAGACGTTTCAGTGCATCTTGTCACCAAAGCCACTACCCATAAATGATGTCGAACAGCTTTTTGACGTGGACTTCAACGGGTTCTCGCAAGACTTGTGTAAGCCACGAGACGATAGAACTGATCTCTACACATTTAAGGAGTGTATCAAAAATACGGAGACCGAAGACGTTAATATCGAACATATGATGACTAGTTTAGCTGCTGAGAATCTGGGATTTTGTACATACGAGGAGGCAGGCATTACCCCGTCATATGAATATCTGAGAAAAGCAAAAGAGACCATAGGCTACCGATGGAGGTATTTTCCTCTGGCAATGGGCAGGCTAGAAGCAGCAGCGGTCATTAGGGAGGGAACAGAAGGTCACGAGTGA
- a CDS encoding related to calcium-independent phospholipase A2: protein MNEQNPKSPGVGLLDEEGICMLSLDGGGVRGLSSLYVLKRIMDGHNADRKRLGRSAQKPADIFDLIGGTSTGGLIAIMLGRLQMDVDECISAYNDLIKVVFNEKARVHQSKFSLLGQTQARFDSGGLKAAIEKTLKDRGLSPTDSMVDSREPDCKVFVCATSKLDAAVCRFRSYSSHKSSVSATICQAARATFAATTFFNPVSIEGMKFVDGALGANNPVDQVEEEAMEIWCPATGNLQPLVKCFISIGTGRLPIYNIDDRVDKFIGALAKMATDAEKVAEASIKRWRQHFEQGRYFRFNVDHGLQTVGMKEYRKKREIQAATDRYLDSQVQSFWVQRCVENLILKKRSTRPDFEPLITPQQDFVTSSPSPQGPESSQENQSKQPTSWETKSPPQPCYYVPTKLPPFSIDRPNYLKKLQAAFPQDQHQRAAISGLPGSGKTQIAIQFAEWVHSSYPKYSIFWLSADNFEESYSRIAQKLDLFRRYEHESKYTDARVLFHRYLSSERLGRWFLIIDDADTDNGPSSPSAQPKSVFSDLPHNEEGNILFITHSMKAATATVGNQVNKVIKVSGLEIPDAISILRHSLFNNGLLSDEDIVKELDPN, encoded by the exons ATGAACGAACAGAATCCAAAGTCGCCGGGCGTGGGTTTGCTGGACGAAGAGGGCATTTGCATGCTGTCCCTCGATGGAGGCGGGGTACGCGGCTTATCTTCACTATACGTGCTCAAACGCATCATGGATGGACATAATGCCGATAGGAAGAGACTGGGACGAAGTGCGCAGAAGCCAGCGGATATCTTTGACCTGATCGGCGGGACGAGTACGGGCGG ACTGATCGCTATCATGCTTGGAAGGCTACAAATGGATGTCGACGAATGTATTTCAGCCTATAATGACCTAATCAAGGTGGTCTTCAACGAGAAGGCAAGGGTTCACCAGTCAAAGTTTAGCTTGCTGGGGCAGACGCAGGCTCGATTCGATTCTGGAGGACTCAAAGCGGCGATCGAGAAGACTTTGAAGGACAGAGGGCTATCGCCAACAGACAGTATGGTTGATAGCCGTGAACCTGACTGCAAGGT CTTTGTTTGCGCAACCTCAAAGCTCGATGCTGCTGTATGTCGATTCAGGAGTTACAGCAGCCATAAAAGCTCTGTCAGCGCTACCATCTGCCAAGCAGCTCGGGCAACATTCGCTGCAACCACTTTCTTCAACCCGGTCTCCATCGAGGGCATGAAATTCGTGGACGGGGCTCTCGGAGCCAATAACCCAGTCGaccaagttgaagaagaggccaTGGAGATATGGTGTCCGGCCACAGGCAACCTGCAGCCACTGGTCAAGTGCTTTATATCAATAGGAACAGGCAGACTTCCAATATACAACATCGACGATCGAGTCGATAAGTTCATAGGTGCCCTGGCTAAAATGGCAACAGATGCTGAGAAGGTAGCAGAAGCATCGATTAAGAGGTGGAGGCAGCACTTTGAACAAGGGCGGTACTTTCGGTTCAACGTCGATCATGGATTACAGACTGTAGGGATGAAGGAGTACCGGAAGAAAAGGGAGATTCAGGCTGCCACCGATAGGTATCTGGACAGTCAAGTCCAAAGCTTCTGGGTCCAGAGATGCGTAGAGAACCTAATACTAAAGAAAA GGAGTACTAGGCCGGATTTTGAACCGCTGATCACG CCACAACAAGATTTCGTGACTTCAAGCCCGAGTCCACAGGGTCCAGAAAGCTCTCAAGAAAATCAGTCTAAGCAACCTACATCTTGGGAGACAAAGTCACCACCACAGCCTTGCTACTATGTACCAACAAAGCTGCCCCCTTTCTCTATAGACAGGCCCAACTACCTCAAAAAATTGCAGGCCGCCTTCccccaagatcaacaccagagAGCGGCAATTTCGGGGCTTCCCGGGTCCGGCAAGACCCAAATCGCAATTCAATTTGCAGAATGGGTTCATTCATCATACCCGAAATACTCTATCTTTTGGCTCTCAGCAGACAACTTCGAGGAGTCCTACTCGCGGATTGCACAGAAGTTGGATCTGTTTCGCCGCTATGAACATGAGTCCAAATATACGGATGCAAGAGTCCTGTTTCATCGTTATTTATCGTCAGAACGTCTTGGAAGGTGGTTCCTCATTATTGACGACGCGGATACCGACAATGGCCCATCAAGTCCTAGTGCTCAGCCCAAGAGTGTTTTCAGCGATCTACCTCATAACGAAGAGGGTAACATCTTATTCATCACACATTCGATGAAAGCTGCAACCGCCACCGTTGGAAATCAAGTGAACAAGGTCATCAAAGTCAGTGGACTAGAAATCCCAGACGCAATCTCCATTCTAAGACATTCTCTGTTCAACAACGGGCTGCTTTCAGATGAAGATATAGTGAAGGAACTAGATCCGAACTAA
- a CDS encoding related to integral membrane protein, translated as MDVDPLVVAIFGPPPEGIDLSANSEAKNAAVVLTLLLISALFLAGRIVIRTQQVYGLSLDDYAIIISWVFVAATGAMVVVVGQAGAGKHVWALTIDQMVEVSKLSYIYTYFFAISVFTTKVSILLFYRRLFSRGGFSFKIAFWFGTFLVASYPVIFLFTMILGCTPISHYWTQFKGTEGTCIDVGQFFVILAIINLFTNVIVLLIPVPEVLKLQMSREKKGAVFGILALGGLVCIASAVRVYYLDVFAKAADNTWAMGTVAIWSSVEPSMGIVSACLPSFKSFLRYLRRKGGSKSRSSFPTISNGGKGNRLRFDDEIALRSQIVGGEGSMHSGQGSEAGRQIYVKTDVEQVITEIPEAMRRSNV; from the exons ATGGATGTTGATCCTTTGGTAGTTGCCATCTTTGGCCCGCCGCCTGAGGGGATAGATCTCTCGGCTAATAGCGAGGCTAAgaatgctgctgttgttcttACCTTGTTGCTCATCTCTGCTTTATTTTTGGCTGGTCGCATTGTGATTCGTACGCAGCAGGTTTATGGGCTGAGTCTTGATGACTATGCGATTATTATATCGTGGGTCTTTGTGGCTGCTACTGGGGCCATGGTAGTAGTTG TTGGCCAAGCTGGTGCTGGTAAGCATGTCTGGGCGCTCACAATAGATCAAATGGTTGAGGTCTCCAAG CTctcatatatatatacttacttCTTTGCAATATCCGTCTTTACAACAAAAGTCTCGATTCTCCTCTTCTACCGACGATTATTCAGTCGGGGTGGCTTCTCATTCAAGATCGCCTTTTGGTTTGGTACCTTCCTGGTGGCATCATACCCAGTGATATTCCTGTTCACCATGATACTTGGCTGCACGCCTATAAGCCACTACTGGACACAGTTCAAAGGGACCGAGGGAACGTGCATTGATGTTGGCCAGTTCTTTGTCATTCTGGCCATTATCAACCTGTTCACCAACGTCATTGTGCTGTTGATCCCAGTGCCAGAGGTACTCAAACTTCAGATGagcagagagaagaagggagCTGTATTTGGTATCTTGGCTCTTGGAGGATT AGTCTGCATCGCCAGTGCCGTACGCGTATACTATCTAGACGTCTTCGCCAAAGCCGCCGACAACACATGGGCCATGGGCACCGTAGCCATATGGTCCTCGGTCGAGCCCTCAATGGGCATCGTATCAGCATGCCTCCCCAGCTTCAAGTCATTTTTGCGATACCTGCGCCGCAAGGGCGGTAGCAAAAGCAGATCAAGTTTCCCAACAATCTCCAATGGCGGAAAAGGAAACAGATTAcggtttgatgatgagatagCACTGAGAAGTCAGATAGTTGGTGGTGAGGGAAGTATGCATAGTGGACAGGGAAGTGAGGCTGGAAGACAGATTTATGTCAAGACGGATGTTGAGCAAGTCATTACTGAGATACCCGAGGCGATGAGACGAAGCAATGTTTGA